In Phaeobacter inhibens DSM 16374, the following proteins share a genomic window:
- the alaS gene encoding alanine--tRNA ligase, protein MPTLNDIRSTFLNYFAKQGHEIVSSSPLVPRNDPTLMFANSGMVQFKNCFTGVETRDYKRATTSQKCVRAGGKHNDLDNVGYTARHHTFFEMLGNFSFGDYFKEEAIPFAWELITKEFGIDKSRLLTTVYHTDDEAFEIWKKVGVPEDRIIRIDTSDNFWQMGPTGPCGPCTEIFYDHGDHIWGGPPGSADEDGDRFIEIWNVVFMQNEQFEDGTMKALDMQSIDTGMGLERIGALLQGSHDNYDTDLFKALIEASADVTNVDPYGDQNVHHRVIADHLRSTSFLMADGVMPSNDGRGYVLRRIMRRAMRHAHLLGAKDPVMHRLVPALVQQMGAAYPELGRAQPMIEETLHQEETRFKQTLDRGLKLLDDELSGLDEGAPLPGAAAFKLYDTFGFPLDLTQDALREKGRTVDTDGFDSAMAEQKAKARAAWSGSGESADSTIWFDVADQAGTTDFLGYETEAAEGQIMALVVDGAQVAEAGVGTDVQVVLNQTPFYAESGGQVGDSGEIRVDGGVVRVMDTKKAAGVFIHFGKVESGMITKGAAAQLEVDHLRRSAIRANHSATHLLHEALREALGDHVAQRGSLNADDRLRFDFSHSKALSAEELRRVAVDVNRFIRQNTVVETRIMTPDDARALGAQALFGEKYGDEVRVVSMGEAATGKGQDGNTYSIELCGGTHVRRTGDIGTFVILSDSASSAGVRRIEALTGAEAFAHLDREALRMAEVANSLKAQPEEVMDRLRALMDERKALQNEVSQLKQQVAMGGGAGGASETKEVGGKTFLGQALEGVSGKDLRGLIDAHKQKIGSGVILLIANDGGKVAVAAGVTDDLTAEVSAVDVLKAAVPAVGGKGGGGRPDMAQGGGKDFAGAEEAIKAAEALLAG, encoded by the coding sequence ATGCCGACGCTCAATGATATCCGCTCAACCTTTCTGAACTACTTTGCAAAGCAAGGGCATGAGATTGTGTCCTCCAGCCCGTTGGTGCCGCGCAATGATCCAACCCTGATGTTCGCCAACTCGGGCATGGTTCAGTTCAAGAACTGCTTTACCGGGGTAGAAACCCGCGACTACAAACGCGCGACGACCTCGCAAAAATGTGTGCGGGCAGGCGGTAAACACAACGACCTCGACAATGTCGGCTATACCGCGCGTCACCATACGTTCTTTGAAATGCTGGGGAATTTTTCTTTTGGCGATTACTTCAAGGAAGAGGCGATCCCCTTTGCCTGGGAGCTGATCACCAAGGAATTCGGCATCGACAAGAGCCGCCTTCTGACCACGGTTTATCACACCGATGACGAGGCGTTCGAGATCTGGAAGAAGGTCGGCGTGCCCGAAGACCGGATCATTCGCATCGATACTTCCGACAATTTCTGGCAGATGGGGCCGACCGGCCCCTGTGGGCCCTGCACCGAGATTTTCTATGATCACGGCGATCACATTTGGGGCGGCCCTCCGGGCAGTGCCGATGAAGATGGCGACCGGTTTATCGAGATCTGGAATGTCGTCTTCATGCAGAACGAGCAGTTCGAAGATGGCACGATGAAGGCGCTCGACATGCAGTCGATCGATACCGGCATGGGGCTGGAGCGGATCGGCGCACTCTTGCAGGGCAGCCACGACAACTACGACACCGACCTGTTCAAGGCCTTGATCGAAGCCTCGGCCGATGTGACCAATGTGGATCCATATGGTGACCAGAACGTCCACCACCGGGTGATTGCAGACCACTTGCGCTCGACATCCTTCCTGATGGCCGATGGTGTGATGCCGTCGAACGACGGGCGCGGCTATGTATTGCGTCGCATTATGCGCCGCGCGATGCGTCATGCGCATCTTCTGGGCGCCAAGGATCCGGTGATGCACCGCTTGGTGCCAGCGCTGGTGCAGCAGATGGGGGCAGCCTATCCTGAGCTGGGCCGCGCACAGCCGATGATCGAAGAGACGCTGCATCAGGAAGAGACCCGGTTCAAGCAGACGCTGGATCGCGGCCTGAAGCTGCTGGACGACGAATTGTCCGGTCTGGATGAGGGCGCTCCGTTGCCCGGTGCTGCGGCGTTCAAGCTTTATGACACTTTCGGATTTCCGCTGGATCTGACCCAGGACGCCTTGCGCGAAAAGGGCCGGACCGTGGACACCGACGGGTTTGACAGCGCTATGGCGGAGCAGAAGGCCAAGGCGCGCGCAGCATGGTCAGGGTCGGGTGAATCGGCGGACAGCACCATCTGGTTTGATGTTGCTGATCAGGCTGGCACCACCGATTTCCTCGGCTATGAGACCGAGGCGGCTGAAGGCCAGATCATGGCGCTTGTGGTTGATGGCGCCCAGGTTGCCGAAGCCGGTGTCGGCACCGATGTGCAGGTCGTCCTGAATCAGACCCCGTTTTATGCGGAGTCCGGTGGGCAGGTCGGCGACAGCGGCGAGATCCGTGTCGATGGCGGTGTGGTTCGGGTGATGGACACCAAGAAAGCCGCTGGCGTCTTTATCCACTTTGGCAAGGTCGAGAGCGGCATGATCACCAAAGGCGCCGCAGCCCAGTTGGAGGTGGATCACCTCCGCCGTAGCGCCATTCGTGCGAACCATTCCGCCACGCATCTGCTGCACGAGGCCCTGCGCGAGGCGCTGGGGGATCATGTGGCGCAACGCGGCTCGCTCAATGCGGATGATCGCCTGCGGTTCGACTTCAGCCATAGCAAGGCGCTGAGCGCGGAAGAACTGCGCCGGGTGGCCGTTGATGTGAACCGGTTTATTCGCCAGAACACCGTCGTTGAAACCCGGATCATGACGCCGGATGATGCCCGCGCCCTAGGCGCGCAGGCACTGTTCGGTGAAAAATACGGCGACGAAGTGCGCGTGGTCTCCATGGGCGAAGCCGCCACCGGCAAGGGCCAGGATGGCAACACCTATTCGATCGAGCTGTGCGGCGGCACTCATGTGCGCCGGACCGGGGACATCGGCACATTTGTGATCCTGAGTGACAGTGCATCTTCTGCCGGTGTGCGCCGGATCGAGGCGCTGACCGGTGCCGAGGCCTTTGCCCATCTCGACCGAGAGGCCCTGCGGATGGCAGAGGTGGCGAATAGCCTCAAGGCACAGCCCGAGGAGGTCATGGACCGTCTCAGGGCGCTGATGGATGAACGCAAGGCGCTGCAAAACGAGGTGTCGCAGCTGAAACAGCAGGTCGCGATGGGCGGCGGTGCTGGTGGCGCCTCAGAGACCAAGGAGGTCGGCGGCAAGACTTTCCTCGGTCAGGCGCTGGAAGGTGTCTCCGGCAAGGACCTGCGTGGATTGATTGATGCCCATAAGCAGAAAATCGGCTCCGGTGTGATCCTGCTGATCGCCAATGATGGTGGCAAGGTGGCGGTGGCCGCGGGTGTCACGGATGATCTGACGGCAGAAGTGTCTGCGGTTGATGTCCTGAAGGCGGCGGTTCCGGCGGTCGGCGGCAAGGGCGGCGGTGGCCGTCCCGATATGGCGCAGGGCGGCGGCAAGGATTTCGCTGGCGCTGAGGAGGCGATCAAGGCGGCAGAGGCCCTGCTGGCCGGTTAA
- the recA gene encoding recombinase RecA — MADLLTMKDNKKSGDKQKALDSALAQIERQFGKGSIMKLGDGNPLNEIEASSTGSLGLDIALGIGGLPMGRIVEIYGPESSGKTTLTLHCIAEQQKKGGVCAFVDAEHALDPQYAAKLGVDLDELLISQPDTGEQALEITDTLVRSGAVNMVIVDSVAALTPKSELEGDMGDSSVGVQARLMSQAMRKLTGSISRSNCMVIFINQIRMKIGVMFGSPETTTGGNALKFYSSVRLDIRRIGAIKDRDEVVGNATRVKVVKNKVAPPFKQVEFDIMYGEGISKMGELLDLGVAAGVVAKSGAWFSYGDERIGQGRENAKTYLRENAHIAYDIEDKIRAAHGLEFDRPEGADDDILEA, encoded by the coding sequence ATGGCGGATCTTTTGACCATGAAAGACAACAAGAAGAGCGGCGATAAACAAAAGGCGCTTGATAGCGCCCTGGCGCAGATTGAGCGGCAGTTCGGCAAGGGCTCCATTATGAAGCTCGGCGACGGAAACCCCCTGAATGAGATCGAGGCCTCCTCGACCGGGTCGCTGGGGCTGGATATCGCACTGGGTATCGGTGGCTTGCCGATGGGGCGTATCGTTGAAATCTACGGCCCTGAAAGCTCGGGCAAGACAACGCTGACCCTGCATTGTATTGCAGAGCAGCAGAAGAAAGGCGGCGTTTGCGCCTTTGTGGATGCGGAACACGCGCTGGACCCGCAGTATGCGGCCAAGCTGGGTGTCGATCTGGACGAGCTGCTGATTTCGCAGCCCGATACCGGTGAACAGGCGTTGGAAATCACCGATACTCTGGTGCGCTCCGGGGCGGTGAACATGGTGATCGTGGATTCTGTTGCGGCGCTGACACCCAAGTCGGAGCTGGAAGGGGACATGGGCGACAGCAGCGTCGGCGTGCAGGCCCGCCTGATGAGCCAGGCCATGCGCAAACTGACCGGCTCCATCAGCCGTTCCAACTGCATGGTGATCTTCATCAACCAGATCCGGATGAAGATTGGCGTTATGTTCGGCTCGCCCGAAACCACAACTGGTGGTAACGCGCTGAAATTCTATTCCTCCGTCCGCCTGGATATCCGCCGTATCGGCGCGATCAAGGACCGGGATGAGGTCGTCGGCAACGCAACCCGCGTGAAGGTCGTGAAGAACAAAGTGGCCCCACCGTTCAAACAGGTGGAATTCGACATCATGTATGGTGAAGGCATCTCCAAGATGGGCGAACTGCTGGATCTGGGTGTTGCCGCAGGTGTTGTGGCGAAATCCGGTGCCTGGTTCTCCTACGGGGATGAGCGCATTGGGCAGGGGCGTGAAAACGCCAAAACCTATCTGCGTGAAAACGCCCATATCGCCTATGATATCGAGGATAAGATCCGCGCGGCTCATGGGCTTGAGTTTGACCGACCGGAAGGCGCGGACGACGACATCCTGGAAGCCTGA
- a CDS encoding CaiB/BaiF CoA transferase family protein, whose translation MIRPLSDIVVLDLTHVLAGPYASMTLRDLGARVIKVERPGHGDDTRAFPPFKDGDSAYFSTINHGKESIALDLRAEEDRGIFEKLLTQADVILENFRPGVMERLGYGWEALHARFPKLVYGAVSGFGHTGPDRLRPAYDMVVQARGGVMSITGERDREPVRVGASIGDIAAGMFLCQGVLAALYAVRGGAPGQKVDIAMLDSQLALLEHAVAITSVTGEAPRPSGARHPSITPFETFHASDGLFVIAAGNDTLFATLCTALDLPLATDARFASNQARCENARLLKRLIEAVTLDQPASYWIDRLQRAGVPTGPIQSVAEVMRDPQILARNMLVDVCDQEGTPRFKAAGNPVKLSALPDETTRPPAPMLDEHRAQILNWLGEIASGPPVNDT comes from the coding sequence ATGATCCGCCCCCTCAGCGATATTGTTGTTCTCGACCTTACCCATGTGCTGGCTGGCCCCTATGCCTCCATGACGCTGCGCGATCTTGGCGCGCGGGTGATCAAGGTAGAACGACCGGGCCATGGCGATGACACCCGCGCCTTCCCGCCCTTCAAAGATGGCGACAGCGCCTATTTCTCCACTATCAACCACGGCAAGGAGAGCATCGCCCTGGATCTGCGCGCCGAGGAAGATCGCGGAATCTTCGAAAAGCTGTTGACACAGGCCGATGTGATCCTCGAAAATTTTCGCCCCGGCGTGATGGAGCGGCTCGGCTATGGCTGGGAAGCGCTCCATGCCCGTTTCCCAAAACTTGTCTATGGCGCGGTCTCCGGCTTTGGCCATACCGGCCCCGACCGGCTGCGTCCGGCCTATGACATGGTGGTACAGGCCCGTGGCGGGGTGATGTCAATCACCGGCGAGCGCGACCGCGAACCAGTGCGCGTCGGCGCCTCCATCGGCGATATCGCAGCGGGTATGTTCCTGTGTCAGGGCGTATTGGCGGCGCTCTATGCGGTGCGAGGTGGCGCGCCCGGTCAAAAGGTGGATATCGCCATGCTCGACAGCCAGCTGGCGCTGCTGGAGCACGCGGTGGCTATCACCTCGGTGACTGGTGAGGCACCGCGCCCGTCGGGGGCGCGTCACCCGTCGATCACCCCGTTTGAGACGTTCCACGCCAGCGACGGGTTGTTTGTGATCGCGGCTGGCAACGACACGCTGTTTGCGACCCTTTGTACAGCGCTGGACCTGCCGCTGGCCACAGATGCGCGCTTTGCCAGCAATCAGGCGCGCTGCGAAAACGCGCGCCTTCTCAAACGCTTGATTGAGGCAGTGACCCTGGACCAGCCCGCATCCTATTGGATCGACCGGCTGCAGCGCGCCGGTGTGCCGACCGGTCCGATCCAATCTGTGGCCGAGGTGATGCGGGATCCCCAGATCCTGGCCCGCAATATGCTGGTGGATGTCTGCGACCAAGAGGGCACCCCGCGGTTCAAAGCAGCGGGCAATCCGGTCAAACTCTCTGCCCTGCCCGACGAGACAACACGCCCGCCTGCGCCGATGCTCGACGAACACCGAGCCCAGATCCTGAATTGGCTGGGTGAAATCGCTTCAGGTCCACCAGTCAACGACACCTGA
- a CDS encoding RsmB/NOP family class I SAM-dependent RNA methyltransferase yields MTPAARRQAAIEILDHILTGEPAEKALTAWARRSRFAGSKDRAAVRDHVFAALRCLRSYAALGGGGGAGEISDANTTGRQLMLGALRAEGVDVAEIFNGVGHAPAPLEPAEEAAISTAPQMQPTEALDIPDWLWPAFAASLGDAAEAAARALQQRAPVHLRVNQRKTDRDAALIALSEEGILAEAHPAADTALSVTEGARKLRNSSAYLTGLVELQDAASQAVIEALPLADGQRVLDFCAGGGGKSLAIAARGNLAVFAHDIAPQRMKDLPARADRAGAAITVLAPDDVAAKAPFDLVLCDAPCSGSGSWRRAPEGKWRLTQARLDDLCQTQAQILNDASQLVATGGTLAYATCSMLNAENCDQVAAFLARNPNWQLQQDHGWQVHGGTDGFYVAVLSRFGDD; encoded by the coding sequence ATGACCCCGGCTGCCCGCCGCCAGGCCGCTATCGAAATCCTCGATCACATCCTGACAGGAGAGCCTGCTGAAAAAGCACTGACGGCCTGGGCGCGACGGAGCCGCTTTGCCGGATCCAAAGATCGCGCAGCGGTGCGTGACCATGTTTTTGCGGCCCTGCGGTGCCTGCGTTCCTATGCAGCCCTTGGGGGCGGTGGTGGCGCGGGGGAGATCTCTGATGCCAACACAACGGGTCGGCAGCTGATGTTGGGGGCTCTGCGGGCAGAAGGCGTTGATGTGGCTGAGATATTCAACGGAGTAGGCCACGCGCCTGCGCCGCTTGAACCCGCCGAGGAGGCCGCGATCAGCACTGCGCCTCAGATGCAGCCGACGGAGGCGCTTGATATTCCGGACTGGCTCTGGCCTGCGTTTGCGGCCAGCCTTGGCGATGCCGCAGAGGCGGCAGCGCGGGCGTTGCAGCAGCGCGCGCCAGTGCATCTGCGCGTCAACCAGCGAAAAACCGATCGCGACGCAGCTTTGATCGCGCTGTCGGAGGAGGGGATCCTTGCCGAAGCGCACCCCGCGGCGGATACGGCGCTGTCAGTGACCGAAGGGGCGCGCAAGCTGCGCAACAGTTCGGCCTATCTGACCGGATTGGTCGAATTGCAGGATGCCGCCAGTCAGGCGGTGATCGAGGCGCTGCCCTTGGCTGACGGTCAGCGGGTGCTTGATTTCTGTGCTGGTGGCGGCGGTAAGAGCCTCGCCATCGCAGCGCGAGGAAATCTTGCAGTTTTTGCCCATGATATCGCGCCGCAAAGGATGAAAGACCTTCCTGCACGCGCAGACCGGGCTGGGGCTGCGATCACAGTGCTGGCGCCTGATGATGTTGCTGCCAAAGCCCCGTTTGATCTGGTGCTATGCGACGCACCCTGTTCCGGCTCCGGCTCCTGGCGGCGCGCGCCCGAAGGCAAATGGCGCCTGACGCAGGCGCGGCTGGATGACCTGTGCCAGACACAGGCGCAGATCCTGAACGACGCCAGCCAGTTGGTGGCAACCGGTGGAACGCTGGCCTATGCGACCTGCTCGATGCTGAATGCGGAAAACTGCGATCAGGTCGCGGCATTCCTGGCCAGGAACCCTAATTGGCAGTTGCAACAGGATCACGGCTGGCAGGTCCACGGTGGAACAGATGGTTTCTATGTTGCTGTTCTGTCCCGTTTCGGCGACGATTGA
- the guaB gene encoding IMP dehydrogenase, translated as MQIREALTFDDVLLVPAASSVLPNTADTRTRVTGGISLNIPLLSSAMDTVTESRMAIAMAQAGGMGVIHKNLDLEEQARQVRRVKRFESGIVYNPITLTADQTLADAKALQERYRVTGFPVVDKEGRVVGIVTNRDMRFATDDNTPVSVMMTSDNLALLHEPAELEEAKSMMKSRRIEKLLVTDGDGKLTGLLTLKDTEQAVLNPTACKDDLGRLRVAAASSVGDSGFARSEALIDAGVDIVVVDTAHGHSEGVIEAVKRIKALSSGVQVVAGNVATAAATKALIDAGADAVKVGIGPGSICTTRMVAGVGVPQLTAIMDCASAAGDIPVIADGGIKFSGDFAKAIAAGASCAMVGSMIAGTDESPGEVILYQGRSFKSYRGMGSLGAMARGSADRYFQKDAASDKLVPEGIEGQVAYKGSAGAVIHQLVGGLRAAMGYTGCATVDEMRKNCEFVRITGAGLKESHVHDVQITRESPNYRIG; from the coding sequence ATGCAGATTCGTGAGGCTCTCACATTCGATGATGTTCTTCTGGTTCCGGCAGCGTCCAGCGTTCTGCCGAACACGGCTGACACGCGCACGCGCGTCACAGGCGGCATCTCTCTGAACATTCCTTTGCTCAGCTCGGCGATGGACACGGTGACGGAATCCCGGATGGCTATCGCAATGGCGCAGGCCGGCGGTATGGGCGTCATTCACAAGAACCTGGATCTGGAAGAACAGGCCCGTCAGGTGCGCCGGGTCAAACGCTTCGAGAGCGGTATTGTCTACAACCCGATCACCCTGACCGCGGATCAGACCCTTGCCGATGCCAAGGCTTTGCAGGAGCGCTACCGCGTCACAGGATTCCCGGTGGTGGACAAGGAGGGCCGCGTGGTCGGCATCGTGACCAATCGCGACATGCGGTTCGCCACCGATGACAACACGCCGGTTTCAGTGATGATGACCTCCGACAATTTGGCACTGTTGCATGAGCCGGCAGAGTTGGAAGAAGCCAAGTCGATGATGAAGTCGCGCCGCATCGAAAAGCTGCTGGTGACTGATGGTGATGGCAAGCTGACTGGCCTGCTCACCCTGAAGGACACCGAACAGGCGGTTTTGAACCCCACCGCCTGCAAGGATGATCTGGGGCGCTTGCGGGTTGCGGCAGCCAGTTCCGTTGGAGACAGCGGCTTTGCCCGCTCCGAGGCGCTGATTGATGCCGGTGTTGATATTGTCGTGGTCGATACAGCCCATGGTCATTCCGAAGGTGTGATCGAGGCAGTCAAACGCATCAAGGCGCTGTCGTCTGGTGTGCAGGTTGTGGCGGGCAATGTCGCAACCGCTGCGGCGACCAAGGCGCTGATTGATGCGGGTGCCGATGCGGTGAAGGTCGGGATCGGCCCGGGCTCCATCTGCACGACCCGTATGGTTGCGGGTGTTGGTGTGCCGCAGCTCACTGCGATTATGGATTGCGCCAGCGCCGCCGGTGACATCCCGGTCATTGCCGATGGTGGCATCAAGTTCTCTGGCGATTTTGCCAAGGCCATCGCGGCAGGGGCGTCCTGCGCCATGGTTGGCTCGATGATTGCAGGCACTGACGAAAGTCCGGGCGAGGTGATCCTCTATCAGGGTCGTTCCTTCAAGTCCTATCGCGGCATGGGATCGCTGGGCGCAATGGCGCGCGGCTCCGCAGACCGCTATTTTCAGAAAGATGCCGCCAGCGACAAGCTGGTGCCCGAGGGGATCGAAGGTCAGGTCGCCTACAAAGGCTCGGCCGGTGCGGTGATCCACCAGTTGGTGGGCGGTCTGCGTGCGGCCATGGGGTATACCGGCTGTGCGACGGTGGATGAGATGCGCAAGAACTGCGAATTTGTCCGCATCACCGGCGCGGGCCTGAAGGAAAGCCACGTGCATGATGTGCAGATCACCCGTGAATCGCCGAACTATCGTATCGGCTAA
- a CDS encoding ATP-binding response regulator: MNGRHASPVPQLRVYTPEHARLAAVLLLSGMVITAPWLFQTPEWITRGLVAVGLTLIAVALMMLVQARTRLRARSMAAALLTGFIDKDATATFVCDDDGMIHASNGAALKRFADADTETLAGTLRSILANPSAVLFRLQSRARVDGAAREDIVTRRGHVRLAVHQMQGGSFLWRVEEITDRPTTSRGADAVPIPMLTVGRTGAVLFMNEAARSLIGERVKSTDRLFTSLPVLSGQINTMSTKSGLIEVLVCEKNRSQGRSELYFLQLADNETSVGQASLESLPVPFVKVDPKGTLLSANKLGMHLLGISSCGNRNIGQLMDGLGRPMSDWLRDTADGQASHKSEFLRLTRRDKEVFVQVTLTRVIEEGETVLIAVLNDATELKTLEAQFVQSQKMQAIGQLAGGVAHDFNNLLTAISGHCDLLLLRHDQGDQDFGDLIQIHENANRAAALVSQLLAFSRKQTLQPEVLDVRDTLSDLTHLLNRLVGEKVTLTLSHDPVMRSIRADKRQLEQVLMNLVVNARDAMPQGGEIRIETEAVVLDQPLERNRAVVPAGDWVTVKVSDEGVGISPDKLQKVFEPFYTTKRTGEGTGLGLSTAYGIIKQTGGYIFVDSIKDQGTQFTLFFPVNTQVEPEAAAAITVDATAKPVAAQHGEGVVLLVEDEAPVRAFASRALRMRGYTVLEAESAEDALRTLEDPGLTVDVFVTDVVMPGMDGPSWVREALKTRPDTRVVFVSGYAEGAFGEAEPSVPNSVFLPKPFSLNQLTETVHEQLH, from the coding sequence ATGAACGGTCGCCATGCTTCACCCGTTCCACAGTTGCGCGTCTACACGCCGGAACATGCTCGCCTGGCGGCGGTTTTGCTTTTGTCGGGCATGGTCATCACCGCGCCCTGGCTGTTTCAGACGCCGGAGTGGATCACGCGCGGGCTTGTGGCTGTTGGCCTGACGCTGATTGCCGTGGCGCTGATGATGCTGGTGCAGGCGCGTACCCGGCTGCGAGCCCGGTCAATGGCGGCTGCTCTGCTCACCGGGTTCATCGACAAAGATGCGACCGCGACCTTCGTCTGCGATGATGACGGGATGATCCACGCCTCCAACGGGGCGGCGCTGAAACGCTTTGCGGATGCCGATACCGAAACGCTTGCGGGCACGTTGCGATCAATCCTCGCCAATCCCTCGGCAGTTCTGTTCCGCCTGCAAAGCCGTGCCCGTGTTGACGGGGCCGCGCGCGAAGATATCGTGACGCGCCGCGGCCATGTGCGGCTGGCCGTCCATCAGATGCAGGGCGGTAGCTTTCTGTGGCGGGTGGAGGAGATCACGGATCGTCCCACCACCAGCCGTGGCGCCGATGCGGTGCCGATTCCGATGCTGACGGTCGGTCGGACCGGGGCGGTTCTGTTCATGAACGAGGCGGCCCGCAGTCTGATTGGCGAACGGGTGAAGTCCACCGATCGTCTTTTCACATCCTTGCCGGTGCTGTCCGGACAGATCAACACCATGAGCACCAAAAGCGGGTTGATTGAGGTTCTGGTCTGCGAGAAGAACCGCAGTCAGGGACGCAGCGAACTATATTTCCTGCAACTGGCTGACAACGAAACCTCGGTCGGTCAGGCCTCTCTCGAGAGCCTGCCGGTACCGTTTGTTAAGGTGGACCCCAAAGGAACACTGCTCTCGGCGAATAAGCTGGGGATGCATCTGCTTGGCATCAGCTCCTGCGGCAATCGGAATATCGGCCAGTTGATGGATGGTCTTGGCCGTCCGATGTCGGACTGGCTGCGCGACACCGCTGACGGGCAGGCCTCGCATAAATCCGAATTCTTGCGCCTGACACGTCGTGACAAGGAAGTCTTTGTGCAGGTGACCCTTACGCGGGTTATTGAGGAAGGGGAAACCGTCCTCATCGCGGTGCTGAACGATGCGACTGAGCTGAAAACGCTGGAGGCGCAATTCGTCCAGAGCCAGAAGATGCAGGCGATTGGCCAGTTGGCTGGTGGTGTGGCGCATGATTTCAACAACCTGCTGACGGCCATTTCGGGGCATTGCGATCTGCTGCTGTTGCGCCATGATCAGGGCGATCAGGATTTTGGCGACCTGATCCAGATCCATGAAAACGCCAATCGCGCGGCGGCTCTTGTAAGCCAGCTGCTGGCATTCTCGCGTAAGCAGACTTTGCAGCCTGAAGTGCTGGATGTGCGCGACACCCTGTCTGACCTTACCCATCTGTTGAACCGACTGGTCGGTGAGAAGGTAACGCTGACGCTGAGCCATGATCCGGTCATGCGGTCGATCCGGGCGGACAAACGTCAGCTGGAACAGGTGTTGATGAATCTGGTGGTGAATGCGCGCGATGCGATGCCGCAGGGCGGTGAGATCCGTATCGAGACCGAGGCCGTGGTGCTGGATCAACCGCTGGAACGCAACCGCGCGGTTGTACCTGCTGGCGACTGGGTCACCGTCAAGGTTTCCGATGAAGGCGTCGGTATATCCCCGGATAAGCTGCAAAAAGTGTTTGAACCTTTCTACACCACCAAACGGACGGGTGAGGGGACCGGGCTTGGTCTTTCGACAGCCTATGGCATCATCAAACAGACGGGTGGCTATATCTTTGTCGACTCGATCAAGGATCAGGGCACCCAGTTCACTCTGTTCTTCCCGGTGAACACGCAGGTGGAGCCAGAAGCCGCTGCCGCGATCACCGTTGATGCAACCGCAAAGCCGGTTGCCGCTCAGCATGGCGAAGGGGTTGTTCTCCTGGTGGAGGATGAAGCGCCCGTACGGGCCTTTGCGTCCCGTGCGTTGCGGATGCGGGGCTATACGGTGCTTGAGGCGGAATCTGCCGAAGATGCGTTGCGCACCCTGGAAGATCCGGGTCTGACAGTCGATGTGTTCGTCACTGATGTGGTGATGCCGGGTATGGATGGGCCCAGCTGGGTGCGTGAGGCGCTGAAGACGCGTCCGGATACCCGCGTGGTCTTTGTCTCTGGCTACGCCGAGGGGGCCTTTGGCGAGGCCGAGCCATCGGTTCCGAATTCGGTCTTCCTGCCCAAACCCTTCTCACTCAACCAGCTGACAGAAACTGTTCACGAACAGCTGCATTAA